A genomic stretch from Candidatus Zixiibacteriota bacterium includes:
- a CDS encoding ABC transporter substrate-binding protein, with amino-acid sequence MANPVRIEAGFATIGQGAGPLMVTWKAGLFEKHGLEVPRPRLMGGARAVVRGLMTGEIQFGNLAAPAALRANLAGDADLVFLTGGINQQFLMGRPGIDSRTQLAGKTIGFVGDGGLNDVLVRFVIEKLSAAGIAPVDTRTIPAGSRASLEAVVAGHCDAAVITPPEALEAKRRGCRFLVDFAEYGLNYALGGIAARRATVEQHPEIVARFVRAYVEGMHRYRTDRPFTVAVQAEYSALSDRTIAEETYDLTRPGMPAVPYPSVPALQTVLDFIARELPGAIGADVRKFVDDRFIRELERHGFVASLDRSEA; translated from the coding sequence ATGGCCAATCCGGTTCGAATCGAAGCGGGCTTTGCCACGATCGGGCAGGGCGCCGGGCCTCTCATGGTTACCTGGAAAGCCGGTCTGTTCGAGAAACACGGGCTTGAGGTCCCGCGGCCGCGGCTGATGGGCGGCGCCAGGGCCGTGGTGCGCGGCTTGATGACCGGCGAGATCCAGTTCGGCAACCTGGCGGCCCCGGCTGCCTTGCGCGCGAACCTCGCGGGCGACGCGGATCTGGTGTTCCTCACAGGGGGAATCAACCAGCAATTCCTGATGGGAAGGCCCGGCATCGATAGCCGCACGCAGCTGGCGGGGAAAACAATCGGGTTCGTCGGCGACGGCGGCCTGAACGACGTTCTGGTGCGGTTCGTGATCGAAAAATTGAGCGCGGCCGGAATCGCCCCGGTCGACACGCGGACGATTCCGGCCGGCTCCCGCGCGAGCCTCGAAGCGGTGGTCGCCGGGCATTGCGACGCCGCGGTGATCACGCCGCCCGAAGCGCTCGAAGCGAAAAGACGGGGCTGCAGGTTTCTCGTCGATTTCGCCGAATACGGGTTGAACTACGCGCTCGGGGGCATCGCCGCGCGTCGCGCCACGGTCGAGCAACACCCAGAAATCGTCGCCCGCTTCGTCCGCGCCTACGTCGAGGGCATGCACCGCTACCGGACCGATCGGCCTTTCACCGTCGCGGTCCAGGCCGAGTACAGCGCTCTTTCCGATCGGACGATCGCCGAAGAAACCTACGATCTCACCCGGCCGGGGATGCCCGCGGTGCCGTATCCCTCCGTTCCCGCCCTGCAGACGGTGCTGGACTTCATCGCCCGGGAGCTGCCCGGGGCGATCGGCGCCGACGTCCGAAAGTTCGTCGACGACCGCTTCATCCGCGAGCTGGAACGTCACGGTTTTGTCGCCTCGCTGGACCGCAGCGAAGCCTGA
- the rpoN gene encoding RNA polymerase factor sigma-54, translating into MALEIRQVQKLAQQLVMTPQLQQAIKLLQLSRIELEEMVLKELQENPALEEATSEEPETGEQSPNEAPPEISAPAPEPVANRELSAVDKIGTLDWEEYLDTHSNAIHGSLTAEAGGDDGDGPPSWENSLTKKTSLEDHLIWQLRLSKISEREEAIGLYIIGNLDENGYLALSLDEISRVTGATPEEVEAVLKRIQLFDPVGVAARDLRECLLVQLQNLELGDSLAARIVADHLGHLESRRYEKLARELGATIDEIAAAAHVIASLEPKPSRGFEQEEVRTVLPDVFVEKIGGEYVIYLNDDGVPRLRVSSLYRRMAGQEGVEEEQARQYLQEKVRAATWLIKSIQQRQQTLYRVTQSIFKFQQEFLEHGVSHLKPMVLRDVAEDIHMHESTVSRATANKYVHTPQGLFELKFFFQSGLKGGNGEDVASESVKEKIRSIVASEDPRRPYSDQHIAELLARESIDIARRTVAKYREAMGILPSSKRRQPYYRK; encoded by the coding sequence ATGGCTCTGGAGATCCGCCAAGTTCAGAAGCTCGCCCAGCAGCTGGTGATGACGCCCCAGCTCCAGCAGGCGATCAAGCTCCTGCAGCTGTCCCGGATCGAACTGGAAGAAATGGTGCTGAAGGAGTTGCAGGAGAATCCGGCGCTGGAGGAAGCGACGTCCGAGGAGCCGGAGACCGGGGAGCAGTCGCCGAACGAGGCGCCGCCGGAAATCTCCGCGCCGGCCCCGGAGCCGGTCGCCAATCGCGAGCTCTCGGCGGTCGACAAGATCGGGACGCTGGACTGGGAAGAGTACCTGGACACGCACTCCAACGCCATCCACGGGTCGCTCACCGCGGAGGCGGGCGGCGACGACGGCGACGGCCCTCCTTCCTGGGAAAACAGCCTGACGAAGAAGACCTCGCTGGAGGATCACCTCATCTGGCAGCTGCGGCTTTCCAAGATCTCGGAGCGCGAAGAGGCGATCGGGCTCTACATCATCGGCAACCTGGACGAAAACGGCTACCTCGCGCTGTCGCTCGACGAGATCTCCCGCGTCACCGGAGCAACACCGGAAGAAGTCGAAGCGGTGCTCAAGCGCATCCAGCTGTTCGATCCGGTCGGGGTGGCGGCGCGCGATCTGCGCGAGTGCCTCCTGGTGCAGCTCCAGAACCTCGAGCTGGGCGACAGCCTGGCGGCGCGGATCGTGGCCGATCATCTCGGTCATCTCGAGTCCCGGCGCTACGAAAAGCTCGCCCGCGAGCTGGGGGCAACCATCGACGAGATCGCCGCCGCGGCGCACGTCATCGCCTCGCTGGAGCCGAAGCCGTCGCGCGGCTTCGAGCAGGAGGAAGTGCGAACCGTGCTTCCGGACGTGTTCGTGGAGAAGATCGGTGGCGAGTACGTCATCTATCTGAATGACGACGGTGTTCCCCGCCTGCGCGTCAGCTCGCTGTACCGGCGGATGGCGGGACAGGAAGGAGTCGAGGAGGAGCAGGCGCGCCAATACCTCCAGGAGAAGGTGCGGGCGGCCACATGGCTGATCAAGAGCATCCAGCAGCGCCAGCAGACGCTCTATCGGGTGACCCAGAGCATCTTCAAGTTCCAGCAGGAGTTCCTCGAGCACGGCGTGAGCCACCTCAAGCCGATGGTGCTTCGCGACGTGGCCGAGGACATCCACATGCACGAGTCGACGGTGAGCCGGGCGACGGCCAACAAATACGTCCACACGCCGCAGGGGCTGTTCGAGCTGAAGTTCTTCTTCCAGAGCGGATTGAAGGGCGGCAACGGTGAAGACGTCGCGAGCGAGAGCGTCAAGGAGAAGATCCGCAGCATCGTGGCCTCCGAAGACCCGCGGCGCCCGTACAGCGATCAGCATATCGCCGAGCTGCTGGCGCGCGAGTCGATCGACATCGCCCGCCGCACGGTGGCCAAGTACCGGGAGGCGATGGGTATCCTCCCGTCGTCCAAGCGCCGCCAGCCCTATTACCGTAAATAG
- the kdsA gene encoding 3-deoxy-8-phosphooctulonate synthase — MGCKNVIAGGIEIGAGRPLVVIAGPCVIESRESALAHAARLKAAADRAGVPYVFKSSYDKANRSSLASYRGPGLERGLEILAEVKREIGVPVLTDVHERDQIGPAAEVADILQIPAFLCRQTDFVLAVARSGRVVNVKKGQFLAPWDVRNVVEKIVSTGNEQILLTERGVSFGYNNLVSDMRSLVILREFGYPVVLDATHSLQLPGGLGSSSGGERKYISPLARAGAAVGVDALFMEVHEDPDRALSDGPNSLPLAEFEPLLRTVKEIDRLVRPA, encoded by the coding sequence ATGGGCTGCAAAAACGTCATTGCGGGGGGGATCGAGATCGGCGCGGGCCGGCCCCTGGTCGTGATCGCGGGCCCTTGCGTGATCGAGAGCAGGGAATCGGCGCTGGCGCACGCCGCCCGGCTCAAGGCTGCGGCCGATCGGGCCGGCGTCCCCTACGTCTTCAAGTCTTCCTACGATAAAGCGAACCGTTCCTCGCTCGCCTCCTATCGCGGGCCCGGGCTCGAGCGTGGCCTGGAGATCCTCGCCGAAGTGAAGCGGGAGATCGGCGTCCCGGTGCTGACCGACGTTCACGAGAGAGACCAGATCGGGCCGGCGGCCGAGGTCGCGGACATCCTGCAGATTCCCGCGTTCCTGTGCCGGCAGACGGACTTCGTCCTCGCGGTGGCCCGCTCGGGCAGGGTGGTGAACGTCAAGAAGGGGCAGTTCCTCGCCCCTTGGGACGTGCGCAACGTGGTCGAGAAGATTGTCTCGACCGGCAACGAGCAGATCCTTTTGACCGAGCGGGGCGTCTCGTTCGGGTACAACAACCTTGTTTCGGACATGCGCTCGCTGGTGATTCTGCGCGAATTCGGCTATCCGGTGGTTCTGGACGCCACGCACAGCTTGCAGCTTCCCGGCGGGCTCGGAAGCTCTTCGGGCGGGGAACGAAAGTACATCTCTCCTCTGGCGCGGGCGGGGGCGGCCGTCGGCGTCGACGCGCTGTTCATGGAAGTCCACGAAGATCCCGACCGCGCGCTGAGCGACGGACCGAACTCGCTGCCGCTCGCGGAGTTCGAGCCTCTGCTGCGCACAGTCAAGGAAATCGATCGTCTGGTGAGGCCGGCATGA
- the lptB gene encoding LPS export ABC transporter ATP-binding protein has protein sequence MSVLKAEAVAKSYNGRRVVNGVNLEVKGGEIVGLLGPNGAGKTTTFHIMVGLVHPDEGKVLLNDEDLTALPIYQRARAGISYLPQEPSVFRRLSVEENLFAILQTLDLGSEEQLERCTALMRLLGLTHLAKHKAFTLSGGERRRLEIARALVLSPYFMLLDEPFTGVDPIAVTDIQGIIRRLVASGIGVLITDHNVRETLGICDRAYILNDGMILEEGTPEKIASSDKARKFYLGEGFKF, from the coding sequence ATGAGCGTCCTTAAGGCGGAGGCGGTCGCGAAATCGTACAACGGTCGTCGCGTGGTCAACGGAGTGAACCTCGAAGTCAAAGGCGGCGAAATCGTCGGCCTGCTCGGTCCCAACGGAGCCGGAAAAACGACGACGTTTCACATCATGGTCGGTCTGGTGCATCCCGACGAAGGCAAGGTCCTGCTGAACGACGAGGACCTGACGGCGCTGCCCATTTACCAGCGGGCGCGCGCCGGTATCAGCTATCTGCCGCAGGAACCGTCGGTCTTTCGCCGGTTGAGCGTGGAGGAAAACCTTTTCGCCATTCTGCAGACCCTCGACCTCGGCTCCGAGGAGCAGCTGGAGCGCTGCACCGCACTGATGCGGCTGCTCGGGTTGACGCACCTGGCCAAGCACAAGGCCTTCACCCTTTCCGGAGGGGAACGGCGCCGGCTGGAGATCGCGAGGGCCCTGGTGCTGTCGCCCTACTTCATGCTCCTCGACGAGCCGTTCACCGGCGTGGATCCGATTGCCGTGACCGACATTCAGGGTATCATCCGTCGATTGGTCGCGAGCGGCATCGGGGTCCTGATCACGGACCACAACGTGCGCGAGACCCTCGGAATCTGCGACCGCGCCTACATCCTGAACGACGGCATGATCCTGGAGGAGGGAACGCCGGAAAAGATCGCGTCGAGCGACAAGGCGCGGAAATTCTACTTGGGAGAAGGCTTCAAGTTCTAG
- a CDS encoding CTP synthase — protein sequence MAGVKTKFIFVTGGVVSSLGKGLASASIGALLESRGLKVTLLKMDPYINVDPGTMSPFQHGEVYVTDDGAETDLDLGHYERYVSTPMGRINNCTTGQIYETVIAKERRGDYLGGTVQVIPHITDEIKRRITAAAEGYDVAIGEVGGTVGDIEGLPFLEAIRQFGWDWGRENVLYVHVTLVPYITGGGELKTKPTQHSVKELTGLGIQPDILLCRTDRLLDRKIKAKIAHFCNVQEEAVITAKDVEWIYEVPLVFHEEGLDAQIVEKLHMWTGSPNLQKWQKIVQVLNNPKASVRIAVVGKYMSLKESYKSLFEALVHGGIANEARVEIEGIEAEKVEELGAGPLLDKADGILVPGGFGDRGSEGKIEAIRYARERGIPFFGICLGMQMAVVEFARNVCGLAGANSSEFDPASPHPVIHLMESQKNLDAKGGTMRLGAYPCVLQEDSLALKLYGRKRISERHRHRYEFNNDYADPFTAKGMVLSGLSPDGKLVEIIELRDHPWFLGCQFHPEFKSRPMDCHPLFKGFVKAALQARQTVRELPRVKVARS from the coding sequence ATGGCCGGGGTTAAAACCAAGTTCATCTTCGTCACGGGCGGGGTGGTCTCCTCGCTGGGCAAAGGGCTGGCGTCCGCCTCGATCGGCGCGCTGCTCGAAAGCCGCGGTCTCAAGGTCACCCTTCTCAAGATGGATCCCTACATCAACGTCGACCCCGGAACGATGAGCCCGTTCCAGCACGGCGAGGTTTACGTCACCGACGACGGGGCCGAGACCGACCTCGATCTGGGCCATTACGAACGCTATGTCTCGACCCCGATGGGCCGGATCAACAACTGCACGACGGGACAGATCTACGAGACCGTGATCGCCAAGGAACGCCGGGGCGACTACCTCGGGGGCACCGTCCAGGTGATTCCTCACATTACGGACGAAATCAAACGGCGCATCACGGCGGCCGCGGAAGGCTACGACGTCGCCATCGGCGAGGTCGGGGGAACCGTCGGCGACATCGAAGGCCTGCCTTTCCTGGAAGCGATCCGGCAGTTTGGCTGGGACTGGGGCAGGGAAAACGTCCTGTACGTTCATGTGACGCTGGTTCCTTATATAACGGGGGGCGGCGAGCTGAAAACCAAGCCGACGCAACACAGCGTCAAGGAGCTTACCGGTCTGGGAATTCAACCGGACATTTTACTGTGCCGGACCGACCGTTTGCTCGACCGGAAGATCAAGGCCAAGATCGCGCATTTCTGCAACGTGCAGGAAGAGGCGGTGATCACGGCGAAGGACGTGGAGTGGATCTACGAGGTCCCGCTGGTCTTCCACGAAGAGGGGCTCGACGCGCAGATCGTCGAGAAGCTCCACATGTGGACGGGGTCGCCGAACCTGCAAAAATGGCAGAAAATCGTCCAGGTGCTGAACAACCCGAAGGCCTCGGTGCGGATCGCGGTCGTCGGCAAGTACATGAGCCTGAAAGAGTCCTACAAGAGTCTTTTCGAGGCGCTGGTGCACGGGGGGATCGCCAACGAGGCCAGGGTAGAGATCGAAGGCATCGAGGCGGAGAAGGTCGAGGAGCTGGGAGCCGGGCCGCTGCTGGACAAGGCGGACGGCATCCTCGTGCCGGGCGGATTCGGCGACCGGGGCAGCGAAGGGAAGATCGAAGCGATCCGCTACGCGCGCGAGCGCGGCATCCCGTTTTTCGGCATCTGTCTGGGGATGCAGATGGCGGTCGTCGAGTTCGCGCGCAACGTCTGCGGTCTTGCCGGAGCGAACTCGAGCGAGTTCGATCCCGCCAGCCCGCACCCCGTGATTCATCTGATGGAGTCCCAGAAAAACCTCGATGCGAAGGGCGGCACGATGCGGCTCGGCGCCTATCCCTGCGTCCTCCAGGAGGATTCGCTGGCGCTCAAGCTCTACGGTCGCAAGCGAATCTCCGAGCGCCACCGCCACCGTTACGAGTTCAACAACGACTACGCCGACCCATTCACCGCCAAGGGCATGGTGCTGAGCGGCCTCTCGCCGGACGGCAAGCTCGTCGAGATCATCGAGCTCAGAGACCATCCGTGGTTTCTCGGCTGCCAGTTCCACCCCGAGTTCAAGTCCCGGCCGATGGACTGCCACCCGTTGTTCAAAGGCTTCGTGAAAGCGGCGCTGCAGGCTCGTCAAACCGTGCGCGAGCTGCCGCGAGTCAAGGTGGCGCGGAGCTAG
- a CDS encoding extracellular solute-binding protein, whose product MKNGARFRKLFFGVWFAISALLLSGRGGVEASGHLDLDAARKEARVMVYSSISLEDLTILTRAFQKRYPGIQVQSYRAGKIKLAQRMVTEARAGKHQFDVLLSSAFTTLEMKLQKLLARYESPERARYRPELKDAEGFWTAAQINTMSVSYNTRLVKQDEAPRRWRDLLHPRWRGKIAINGNRPEWYMALLQAMGEEEGRRYMKTLAEQKTIPVESSTLADELLGAGEFPLYANAAPSNAERIKRKGAPVDWARMAPLPTYPILVSVSAHTRVPNAARLMADFLLSEEGQKVLRDIPRIPARTGIDANPPHLLKGQEIFFMNISAMAGKADDQEEEFRRTFGLR is encoded by the coding sequence ATGAAGAACGGAGCCCGTTTTCGCAAGCTGTTTTTCGGCGTCTGGTTTGCAATCTCTGCCCTGCTCCTCTCGGGCAGAGGCGGCGTCGAGGCCTCCGGGCACCTCGATCTGGACGCGGCCCGAAAGGAAGCGAGGGTCATGGTGTATTCCTCGATCTCGCTCGAGGATCTCACCATTCTCACCCGCGCGTTCCAGAAGCGCTATCCCGGAATCCAGGTCCAGAGCTACCGCGCCGGCAAGATCAAGCTCGCGCAGCGCATGGTGACCGAGGCGCGTGCGGGCAAGCATCAGTTTGACGTCCTGCTGTCGAGCGCGTTCACCACGCTGGAGATGAAGCTGCAAAAGCTCCTCGCGAGGTACGAATCCCCCGAACGCGCGCGTTATCGGCCCGAGCTCAAGGACGCGGAAGGCTTCTGGACCGCGGCGCAGATCAACACGATGTCGGTCAGCTACAATACCAGGCTCGTCAAACAGGACGAAGCGCCGCGCCGGTGGCGCGACTTGCTCCATCCGCGCTGGCGGGGAAAGATCGCGATCAACGGCAACCGGCCCGAGTGGTACATGGCGCTGCTCCAGGCGATGGGGGAAGAAGAGGGTCGGAGATATATGAAGACTCTGGCGGAGCAGAAGACGATCCCGGTGGAAAGCTCGACCCTGGCGGACGAGCTCCTCGGCGCCGGCGAATTCCCCCTCTATGCGAACGCCGCGCCGAGCAACGCCGAACGGATCAAGCGCAAGGGAGCCCCCGTGGACTGGGCGCGCATGGCCCCGCTGCCGACCTACCCGATCCTCGTCTCGGTTTCGGCCCACACCCGGGTCCCGAACGCCGCTCGGCTGATGGCGGATTTTTTGCTCTCCGAAGAAGGACAGAAGGTGCTGCGCGACATTCCCCGGATCCCGGCCCGGACCGGCATCGACGCGAACCCGCCCCACCTCTTGAAGGGCCAGGAGATTTTTTTCATGAACATCTCCGCGATGGCGGGAAAAGCGGACGATCAGGAGGAAGAGTTCCGCAGGACTTTCGGCTTGAGATAG
- the lptC gene encoding LPS export ABC transporter periplasmic protein LptC translates to MRKFRRALLVLAIFVSLGGVTYKVFETMVANRVREIRKNPIKALDYLPESALRIKEFHRAKIEEGRKRWELFGEEASYSKEQKRAFVKRPRFYFYDSKGEVAEAMGEEGHLFLNETELERMQLQGSIRVSYQGYTLTSEEAVYLPAKDQIVLPGKVMLVGDGLELQGTLMEVELENRKVRLLRSVKTRIEPEKLARRSRTSGS, encoded by the coding sequence ATGCGAAAGTTTAGACGAGCCCTTCTGGTCCTGGCGATCTTCGTCTCTCTCGGGGGCGTGACGTACAAGGTGTTTGAGACCATGGTCGCCAACAGGGTTCGCGAGATCCGAAAAAACCCCATCAAGGCTCTGGACTATCTGCCCGAATCGGCGCTGCGCATCAAGGAGTTCCACCGGGCGAAGATCGAGGAAGGCCGCAAGCGCTGGGAGCTCTTCGGCGAGGAAGCGAGCTACTCGAAGGAACAGAAAAGAGCGTTCGTGAAGCGTCCGCGATTTTACTTCTACGATTCCAAAGGCGAGGTCGCGGAAGCGATGGGAGAGGAAGGCCACCTGTTCCTCAACGAAACGGAGCTCGAGCGGATGCAGCTCCAGGGCAGCATCCGCGTGAGCTATCAGGGCTACACGCTGACGTCGGAGGAGGCGGTCTATCTGCCGGCTAAAGACCAGATCGTCCTGCCGGGGAAGGTGATGCTGGTCGGCGACGGCCTGGAGCTCCAGGGGACATTGATGGAGGTCGAGTTGGAAAACCGCAAGGTGCGCCTGTTGCGCAGCGTGAAAACCCGGATCGAGCCCGAAAAGCTCGCCAGGCGGTCCCGGACGAGCGGCAGTTGA
- a CDS encoding HAD hydrolase family protein, whose amino-acid sequence MKRISAAVRNKARKIKLLLVDVDGVLTDGRIIFDSRGTETKEFDVRDGLGIVLLKRSGIEVGFVTSRSSAIVSQRARELGVALVRQGVATKLDAYREIKAASGLRDAEIACAGDDLMDLGILRRCGLAIAVADASGEVLKAADYVTRAGGGRGAVREIAELLLKAQGKWRQVVASYL is encoded by the coding sequence GTGAAACGAATCTCCGCCGCCGTCCGCAACAAGGCTCGAAAGATCAAGCTGCTGCTGGTCGACGTTGACGGGGTCCTTACCGACGGCCGGATCATTTTCGACAGCCGCGGGACGGAAACCAAGGAATTCGACGTCCGCGACGGGCTGGGAATCGTGCTCTTGAAAAGGTCCGGAATCGAGGTGGGCTTCGTCACCTCGCGCTCCTCGGCGATCGTCTCCCAACGCGCGCGGGAGCTGGGGGTAGCGCTGGTGCGCCAGGGAGTGGCGACAAAGCTCGATGCTTACCGGGAAATCAAGGCGGCGAGCGGGCTGCGGGACGCGGAGATCGCGTGCGCCGGTGATGATCTCATGGATCTCGGGATCTTGCGTCGCTGCGGGCTGGCGATCGCCGTCGCCGACGCGTCCGGGGAGGTGCTGAAGGCGGCCGACTACGTGACTCGGGCGGGAGGGGGAAGAGGCGCGGTCCGGGAGATCGCGGAATTGCTGCTCAAAGCCCAGGGAAAGTGGCGGCAAGTAGTAGCGAGCTATCTCTAG
- a CDS encoding KpsF/GutQ family sugar-phosphate isomerase produces MTDEAARIVERARRVLRTESEGILGIAGRLDESFVRAVELLRARRGKVVVTGVGKSGLVCRKIAATLASTGTPAFFVHSGDGVHGDLGMITKDDIVLAVSNSGETPEILMLLPHFRRFGLKMIAMTGKPDSTLAKAADVVLNVGVREEACPLGLAPTASTTAALAMGDALAVVLLELNGFNEEDFALRHPGGILGRKLLLRVGDLMHRGEELPLVREDTEMKEALFEITSKRLGVTGVVDGGGKLVGVITDGDLRRGLQKHDRIFELKAADLMTRSPKTIVRDALAAEAVEIMEKYMITSLFVLEEGNRKPAGLIHLHDLVKAGIANAP; encoded by the coding sequence ATGACCGATGAGGCGGCACGGATCGTAGAGCGCGCCCGGCGCGTCCTGCGGACCGAATCGGAGGGAATCCTCGGCATTGCCGGGCGGCTCGACGAGAGCTTCGTGCGCGCGGTCGAGCTGCTGCGCGCGCGCCGCGGCAAGGTGGTCGTCACCGGCGTCGGAAAATCGGGGCTGGTCTGCCGCAAGATCGCGGCGACGCTGGCGAGCACGGGGACTCCGGCCTTCTTCGTCCACTCCGGCGACGGGGTGCACGGCGATCTCGGCATGATCACGAAGGACGACATCGTGCTTGCGGTCTCCAACAGCGGCGAGACCCCGGAAATCCTGATGCTGCTTCCGCACTTCAGGCGATTCGGGCTCAAGATGATCGCCATGACCGGCAAGCCGGATTCGACCCTCGCGAAGGCCGCCGACGTGGTGTTGAACGTGGGGGTGAGAGAAGAAGCCTGCCCGCTGGGGCTGGCGCCCACCGCCAGCACCACGGCCGCCCTCGCGATGGGCGATGCGCTGGCCGTGGTGCTGCTGGAGTTGAACGGTTTCAACGAGGAAGACTTCGCGCTGCGCCACCCGGGCGGGATTCTCGGCCGCAAGCTCTTGCTCAGGGTGGGCGACCTCATGCACCGGGGCGAAGAGCTGCCCCTGGTGCGCGAAGATACCGAGATGAAGGAGGCGCTTTTCGAGATCACCTCCAAGCGGTTGGGCGTGACGGGAGTGGTGGACGGCGGCGGAAAGCTGGTCGGGGTGATCACCGACGGCGACTTGCGACGCGGGCTGCAGAAGCACGACAGGATCTTTGAGCTTAAGGCCGCCGACCTGATGACCCGGAGTCCGAAAACCATCGTGCGGGACGCGCTGGCCGCCGAGGCCGTGGAGATCATGGAGAAATACATGATCACTTCCCTGTTCGTCCTGGAAGAGGGTAACCGCAAGCCGGCAGGGTTGATTCATCTGCACGATCTGGTCAAAGCGGGAATCGCAAACGCTCCGTGA
- the lptA gene encoding lipopolysaccharide transport periplasmic protein LptA, whose amino-acid sequence MNASSLKLLVLAACLSAAFSAHSASGASAKDEGKSKSGTTGAFEFNKKDPIYITSDWMEVDQKKNTITYRGRVVTVQADMTMRSETLTAYYDPEMKQMRQIVAEGNVRAMQGNRVATGEKAVFDEKAKTVTLTGNPVMRQGNSQVSGTRIIYYIEQDRAVAEGKDQTRVRATIFPEELQKQDRSDAGSDSKQR is encoded by the coding sequence ATGAACGCTTCGAGCCTGAAACTCCTCGTGCTCGCGGCTTGCCTGTCGGCCGCGTTCTCCGCCCACTCCGCGTCGGGCGCGTCGGCGAAGGACGAGGGCAAGAGCAAGAGCGGCACCACCGGCGCCTTCGAGTTCAACAAAAAGGATCCCATCTACATCACCTCCGACTGGATGGAAGTCGATCAGAAAAAGAATACCATTACTTACAGGGGCAGGGTGGTGACCGTGCAGGCCGACATGACGATGCGGAGCGAGACCTTGACGGCCTACTACGATCCCGAAATGAAGCAGATGAGGCAGATCGTGGCCGAAGGAAACGTTCGGGCGATGCAGGGAAATCGAGTCGCAACGGGGGAGAAAGCGGTCTTCGACGAAAAGGCCAAGACCGTCACGCTCACGGGCAATCCGGTGATGCGGCAGGGCAACAGTCAGGTGAGCGGCACGCGCATCATCTATTACATCGAGCAGGACCGCGCGGTGGCCGAGGGCAAGGATCAAACCAGGGTCCGGGCGACCATCTTCCCGGAGGAGCTGCAAAAACAGGACAGATCCGACGCCGGATCCGACAGCAAGCAGCGATGA